The proteins below come from a single Crossiella sp. CA-258035 genomic window:
- a CDS encoding S26 family signal peptidase, producing the protein MTTRLLPVRRLLVRGPSMAPALSDGDTVLCRFGAAPRPGEVVLVRWAGRPGQLSVKRAVRAVEGGWWVLGDNTFGSTDSALLGPAEVLGVVRWRLWPRPGRVRRKD; encoded by the coding sequence GTGACCACGCGGCTTCTGCCGGTGCGCAGGCTGCTGGTGCGCGGGCCGTCGATGGCTCCGGCGCTCTCCGACGGCGACACCGTGCTGTGCCGCTTCGGCGCCGCGCCGCGGCCGGGCGAGGTGGTGCTGGTGCGCTGGGCCGGGCGGCCGGGGCAGCTGTCGGTGAAGCGGGCGGTGCGGGCGGTCGAGGGCGGGTGGTGGGTGCTGGGGGACAACACCTTCGGCTCGACGGACTCGGCGCTGCTCGGCCCGGCTGAGGTGCTCGGGGTGGTGCGGTGGCGGCTGTGGCCGCGGCCGGGGCGGGTGCGCCGGAAGGACTGA
- a CDS encoding NADP-dependent malic enzyme, with product MTTVDDQVTGQLTDEEIFAAHEGGKLAIAPTASLADSRALSIAYTPGVARVSNAIAADPSLAARYTWTHRLVAVVSDGTAVLGLGDIGPRASLPVMEGKSALFKTFGGLDSIPLVLDTTDVDEIVETLVRLRPSFGAVNLEDVAAPRCFELEARLIEALDCPVMHDDQHGTAIIVLAALRGAAAALNRELAPLKVVISGAGAAGVACAKILRAAGVEDVVVLDSRGIISVGRDGLNPVKAELAAITNPRGLTGSLDDALKGADVFIGLSSAKVALEQIQLMAAGSIVFALSNPDPEIHPELAARHAAVVATGRSDFPNQINNVLAFPGVFRGALDCGARRITENMKLAAAEAIFQVAAEDLSVDAIVPSALDPRVPLEVAAAVAEAARKDGVA from the coding sequence GTGACAACCGTGGACGACCAGGTCACCGGTCAGCTCACCGATGAGGAGATCTTCGCCGCGCACGAGGGCGGCAAGCTCGCGATCGCCCCGACCGCCTCACTAGCCGACTCCCGTGCGCTGTCCATCGCCTACACGCCGGGGGTGGCCAGGGTCAGCAATGCCATCGCGGCCGACCCGAGCCTCGCCGCCCGCTACACCTGGACCCACCGCCTGGTGGCCGTGGTCAGCGACGGCACCGCGGTGCTCGGCCTCGGCGACATCGGCCCGCGCGCCTCGCTGCCGGTGATGGAGGGCAAGTCCGCGCTGTTCAAGACCTTCGGCGGGCTGGACTCGATCCCGCTGGTGCTGGACACCACCGATGTGGACGAGATCGTCGAGACCCTGGTCCGGCTGCGCCCGTCCTTCGGCGCGGTCAACCTGGAGGACGTGGCCGCACCGCGCTGCTTCGAGCTGGAGGCCCGGCTGATCGAGGCGCTGGACTGCCCGGTCATGCACGACGACCAGCACGGCACCGCGATCATCGTGCTGGCCGCGCTGCGCGGCGCCGCCGCCGCGCTCAACCGCGAGCTGGCCCCGCTCAAGGTGGTCATCTCCGGTGCCGGCGCGGCCGGGGTGGCCTGCGCGAAGATCCTGCGCGCGGCCGGGGTCGAGGACGTGGTGGTGCTCGACTCCCGCGGCATCATCAGCGTGGGCCGGGACGGGCTCAACCCGGTCAAGGCCGAGCTGGCCGCGATCACCAACCCGCGCGGGCTGACCGGCTCGCTGGACGACGCGCTCAAGGGCGCGGACGTCTTCATCGGCCTGTCCTCGGCCAAGGTCGCGCTGGAGCAGATCCAGCTGATGGCCGCCGGCTCCATCGTCTTCGCGCTGTCCAACCCGGACCCGGAGATCCACCCCGAGCTGGCCGCCCGGCACGCCGCGGTGGTGGCCACCGGCCGCAGCGACTTCCCGAACCAGATCAACAACGTGCTCGCCTTCCCCGGCGTGTTCCGCGGCGCGCTGGACTGCGGCGCCCGGCGGATCACCGAGAACATGAAGCTGGCCGCGGCCGAGGCCATCTTCCAGGTCGCCGCCGAGGACCTGTCCGTGGACGCGATCGTGCCCAGCGCCCTTGACCCGCGCGTTCCGCTCGAAGTCGCCGCCGCGGTGGCTGAGGCGGCCCGCAAGGACGGGGTAGCCTGA
- a CDS encoding dTDP-4-dehydrorhamnose 3,5-epimerase family protein: MQVRKTTIPDAYEFTPKVFPDDRGLLVVPFQADLVAETVGYPLRLAQSNHSVSRRGVIRGVHFADTPPGQAKYVYCANGSLLDVIIDIRLGSPTFGKWEAVRLAANTYNALYISEGLGHAFLALEDNTVMNYLCSTPYTPARERAINPMDPALGLPWAEHLDGAEPILSVKDTDAPGLAEAEAAGLLPKYQACLDHYASQRANA; the protein is encoded by the coding sequence ATGCAGGTGCGGAAAACAACGATCCCCGACGCTTACGAATTCACTCCGAAAGTTTTTCCGGATGACCGCGGCCTTCTGGTAGTTCCGTTCCAGGCCGACCTGGTCGCCGAGACCGTGGGCTACCCACTCCGCCTGGCGCAGTCCAACCACTCGGTGTCCCGCCGCGGCGTCATCCGCGGCGTGCACTTCGCCGACACCCCGCCGGGGCAGGCCAAGTACGTCTACTGCGCCAACGGCAGCCTGCTCGACGTCATCATCGACATCCGGCTGGGCTCGCCGACCTTCGGCAAGTGGGAGGCGGTCCGCCTGGCCGCGAACACCTACAACGCGCTCTACATCTCCGAGGGCCTCGGCCACGCCTTCCTCGCCCTCGAGGACAACACGGTGATGAACTACCTGTGCTCCACCCCGTACACCCCCGCGCGCGAGCGCGCGATCAACCCGATGGACCCGGCGCTGGGCCTGCCCTGGGCGGAGCACCTGGACGGCGCCGAGCCGATCCTCTCCGTCAAGGACACCGACGCGCCCGGCTTGGCCGAGGCGGAGGCGGCCGGCCTGCTGCCGAAGTACCAGGCCTGCCTGGACCACTACGCCAGCCAGCGCGCCAACGCCTGA